One Fibrobacter sp. UWP2 genomic region harbors:
- a CDS encoding TIGR02147 family protein, which produces MKQVTEYTDYRHYILDYYTERKMKGAFTWREFARNAGFSSPVYLKQVSDGQFNLSAEAVERVAAAMGLTGLELLYFRAMVKFNHAPDDRNKKRYFEEMLSIAGDGKVKVLEGDAFKFFSSWKNQVIRELAYAMPGAKPLELAHACRPKITAAEVSETLKFLTQVGLLRKDENGNYSVVDKAVTTGPMEVTPVAVRGLHREMGEFALEAIEGVPLSERHFSGLTLGVTQEAYQKIVEEIAAFRKRVVAIATAQSETDQVYRLNLQFFPMTKITKKNSKQ; this is translated from the coding sequence ATGAAACAGGTTACAGAATACACAGATTACCGTCATTACATATTGGACTATTACACCGAGCGCAAAATGAAGGGTGCGTTCACGTGGCGCGAGTTCGCCCGTAATGCGGGGTTCTCTTCGCCGGTGTACTTGAAGCAGGTGAGTGACGGCCAGTTCAACTTGAGCGCGGAGGCGGTTGAGCGCGTGGCCGCCGCCATGGGCCTTACGGGGCTCGAGCTGCTCTACTTTCGCGCCATGGTCAAGTTCAACCATGCGCCCGATGACCGCAACAAAAAGCGGTATTTCGAGGAGATGCTCTCGATTGCGGGCGATGGCAAGGTGAAGGTTTTGGAGGGGGACGCCTTCAAGTTCTTTAGCAGCTGGAAAAACCAGGTGATCAGGGAACTGGCCTACGCCATGCCAGGCGCGAAGCCCCTGGAACTCGCCCATGCTTGTCGACCCAAGATTACGGCAGCCGAAGTTTCCGAAACACTGAAGTTCCTTACCCAGGTGGGGTTACTGCGCAAGGACGAAAACGGAAACTACAGCGTGGTCGACAAGGCCGTGACGACGGGACCCATGGAGGTCACGCCCGTCGCGGTTCGCGGCCTTCATCGCGAAATGGGCGAGTTCGCGCTCGAGGCCATCGAGGGGGTCCCCCTTTCGGAACGTCATTTTTCGGGCCTTACGCTGGGCGTTACCCAGGAGGCCTACCAAAAGATTGTAGAAGAAATTGCCGCCTTCCGCAAAAGGGTGGTGGCCATCGCCACCGCCCAGAGCGAGACGGATCAAGTGTACCGCTTGAACTTGCAGTTCTTCCCCATGACAAAAATCACAAAGAAAAATTCAAAACAATAG
- a CDS encoding leucine-rich repeat domain-containing protein, whose protein sequence is MNLMDVIAKAKAEKATSLDLSQQELRIVPPEVFEIDSLEELNLDRNKLVELPDDLGKLKKLKSLSVSENDLMELPETIGNLTQLDHLYLGYNSLSELPASIGNLKNLHTVNIAKNQLMDLPTEIGNWTKVVKLSLHDNMLTEIPASIGNMKSLVKLYLDNNELTSIPSALGQLENLEILMISGNQLTTVPSEFSKLAKLRELVLDTNQLSTLPESLAECESLKTISIIENPMDAGVPRVLLDKKNLSIDQ, encoded by the coding sequence ATGAATTTGATGGATGTGATTGCAAAAGCCAAAGCCGAGAAGGCCACTTCACTGGACCTGTCCCAGCAGGAACTCCGTATTGTACCGCCGGAAGTGTTCGAAATTGATTCCCTTGAAGAACTCAACCTCGACCGCAACAAGCTGGTGGAACTCCCCGACGACTTGGGAAAACTCAAAAAGCTCAAGAGCCTCTCGGTCAGCGAAAACGACTTGATGGAACTCCCCGAGACCATCGGGAACCTCACCCAGCTCGACCACCTGTACCTGGGCTACAACAGCCTCTCTGAATTGCCGGCTTCCATCGGCAACCTCAAGAACCTGCACACGGTGAACATCGCCAAGAACCAGCTGATGGACCTCCCCACCGAGATTGGCAACTGGACCAAGGTCGTGAAGCTCTCGCTGCACGACAACATGCTCACGGAAATTCCTGCCTCCATCGGCAACATGAAGAGCCTGGTGAAGCTCTACCTCGACAACAACGAGCTGACCAGCATCCCCAGCGCGCTCGGCCAACTCGAGAACCTCGAGATTTTGATGATCTCCGGGAACCAGCTGACCACGGTCCCCTCGGAATTCAGCAAGCTCGCCAAGCTTCGCGAACTCGTGCTCGACACGAACCAGCTTTCGACCCTCCCCGAGAGTCTCGCCGAATGCGAAAGCCTCAAGACCATCTCCATTATCGAGAACCCGATGGATGCCGGCGTGCCGCGCGTCCTCCTCGACAAAAAGAACTTGAGCATCGACCAGTAG
- a CDS encoding S41 family peptidase, whose protein sequence is MLKSELRTILLPALVLLAACSDFLQPVESTPTPTEFEYNYWLLQRTYLFEDELPNLDPEGDSVQTLYEALKDPYTRYVPPSKSEAVSISINTSIVEGDVGMEYMLLANSLYPIFTYRVYPDGPAGRAGIPRYSNIRSVNGVELAGDDAFATYNAILDTSAQVELVIYRDSTETTYNLTKETVYAPTVFVDTLNSVIFVTITEFKLNTADKDSGTVGELKAYLDSTQNEKSTRVINISKNPGGHVSQCVRAADMFVSQGTLSTREWRTFAPDGKNAYKKLSMEAVKGDPGEKGKFVILASGGSASCAEIFAASVSELTDTPILGKTTFGKGIGQTNWKTIAGGLAIITNLEFKTPKGNSYHKKGIVPDYECDGDMVLCVSDFVKSKSGALAKPGKTPEDLSPFSIIERNPNVGGAILQQNELE, encoded by the coding sequence ATGTTGAAATCTGAACTCCGAACTATTCTTCTCCCTGCCCTCGTTTTACTTGCAGCGTGCAGCGACTTTTTACAGCCGGTAGAGAGCACTCCCACGCCGACGGAATTCGAATACAATTACTGGTTGCTCCAGCGCACCTACCTCTTTGAAGACGAACTCCCAAACCTGGACCCCGAGGGCGACTCCGTGCAGACCCTGTACGAAGCGCTTAAAGACCCCTACACGCGCTACGTGCCGCCCAGCAAAAGCGAAGCGGTTTCCATCAGCATCAACACGAGCATCGTGGAAGGGGACGTGGGCATGGAGTACATGCTCCTCGCCAACTCGCTGTACCCGATCTTCACCTACCGGGTCTACCCCGACGGCCCTGCCGGCAGGGCGGGCATCCCCCGCTACAGCAACATCAGGTCCGTCAACGGGGTCGAGCTGGCCGGGGACGACGCCTTTGCAACCTACAACGCCATTCTCGACACCAGCGCCCAGGTGGAGCTGGTCATTTACCGGGACTCCACCGAGACTACATACAACCTAACAAAAGAGACGGTGTACGCACCGACCGTTTTTGTGGACACCCTCAACAGCGTCATCTTTGTGACCATCACCGAATTCAAGCTCAATACCGCCGACAAAGACAGCGGAACCGTCGGGGAGCTCAAAGCTTACCTGGACTCCACCCAAAACGAAAAGTCAACGCGCGTCATCAACATCAGCAAAAACCCCGGCGGGCACGTTTCGCAATGCGTGCGCGCCGCCGACATGTTCGTAAGCCAAGGGACGCTATCGACACGCGAGTGGCGCACTTTTGCCCCCGATGGCAAAAACGCCTACAAAAAACTCTCCATGGAAGCGGTCAAAGGGGATCCCGGCGAAAAAGGCAAGTTCGTGATTCTCGCCAGCGGCGGCAGCGCGAGCTGTGCCGAAATTTTCGCCGCCTCGGTTTCGGAGCTCACCGACACGCCCATCCTGGGCAAGACCACTTTTGGCAAGGGAATCGGCCAGACCAACTGGAAAACAATAGCCGGCGGACTCGCCATCATCACCAACCTGGAATTCAAGACACCCAAGGGCAATTCCTACCACAAAAAGGGTATCGTCCCCGACTACGAATGCGACGGGGACATGGTATTATGCGTTTCCGATTTTGTCAAATCCAAATCGGGGGCTCTTGCCAAACCAGGAAAAACGCCCGAGGACTTGTCGCCTTTCTCGATTATCGAGAGAAATCCAAACGTTGGCGGAGCCATCCTCCAACAAAACGAACTTGAATAA
- a CDS encoding S41 family peptidase, producing MKKHSLLLGSLLFLALLTCACTVDNADDEIEYNGKGLAAIGDAQSQEEYDYIWNNLSEDEKEFEYAYEVLGYYYLFAHSDSLKPNGTTWYKQLRERTDYIGFGETAIRADINISNSIKDIYFMFATLRDEYTAYIDPSQMSFDDFLEDFESRDSSFDVGVNVHTINNGEKSSVVVMQVYHNSPAATAGIQVGDTILSIDATIVDSEELFKLISQGFAGNKKAVNIARNVNGERTELILEVTITPYLQPSVTYKIIDSVAVIRILEYANENTPSDSGTYGEFLEALEATQNTKATIIDLRGNPGGDGNQCQAIAAEVLKKDDIISFEYHATADTITGDPIIAIDTIFVTEDGIAKDRYIVFLADENSASCAEYNILGVVTNKKSPVVGKLTYGKGVGYSMLPSYQKGAIIFTNAMVFDRNHQTYHMYGILPDVDESISTAMMDSALAIAKEGKRERTAGYASVVQNKYMVLSKKAPVKPVIPTRNSLGMYKKSNSRPFGKIGRK from the coding sequence ATGAAAAAACATTCTCTTTTACTAGGCTCCCTGCTGTTTTTGGCCCTCCTGACATGCGCCTGCACCGTAGATAATGCGGACGACGAAATTGAATACAATGGCAAAGGCCTGGCGGCAATAGGCGATGCGCAATCCCAAGAAGAATACGACTATATTTGGAACAACCTTAGCGAAGACGAAAAAGAATTCGAGTACGCCTACGAGGTCCTGGGCTATTATTACCTGTTCGCCCACAGCGACTCCTTGAAACCCAATGGAACCACATGGTACAAACAGCTGCGCGAACGCACAGACTACATTGGCTTTGGAGAAACCGCCATCCGCGCCGACATAAATATCTCCAACTCCATCAAGGACATCTATTTTATGTTCGCCACGCTGCGCGACGAATACACCGCCTACATAGACCCTTCCCAAATGAGTTTCGACGACTTTTTGGAAGACTTTGAATCCAGGGACTCCTCGTTCGACGTCGGCGTAAACGTCCACACTATCAACAACGGCGAAAAGTCCTCTGTTGTTGTAATGCAGGTTTACCACAATTCTCCGGCAGCCACGGCGGGGATCCAGGTTGGCGACACCATCCTTTCTATAGACGCAACCATCGTGGATTCCGAGGAACTGTTCAAACTCATTTCCCAAGGTTTTGCCGGGAACAAGAAGGCGGTGAACATCGCCCGCAACGTAAACGGCGAGCGCACGGAGCTGATCCTGGAAGTGACCATCACCCCGTACCTACAACCGTCCGTGACCTACAAGATTATCGATTCCGTTGCGGTCATCCGCATTCTGGAATACGCCAACGAGAACACCCCCAGCGACAGCGGTACCTATGGTGAATTTTTGGAAGCCCTGGAAGCGACGCAAAACACCAAGGCGACCATCATCGACCTGCGCGGGAACCCCGGTGGCGACGGCAACCAGTGCCAAGCCATCGCCGCAGAAGTCCTGAAAAAAGACGACATCATCAGCTTTGAATACCACGCCACCGCAGACACCATCACTGGCGACCCCATCATCGCCATTGACACGATTTTTGTTACCGAAGACGGCATTGCCAAGGACCGTTACATTGTATTCCTCGCCGACGAGAACTCCGCGAGCTGCGCCGAATACAACATCCTAGGCGTAGTCACCAATAAAAAGTCCCCGGTGGTCGGCAAACTGACCTACGGCAAGGGCGTTGGCTACAGCATGCTTCCCTCCTACCAAAAAGGCGCCATCATTTTCACAAACGCCATGGTCTTTGACCGCAACCACCAAACCTACCACATGTACGGCATCCTCCCCGATGTCGACGAGAGCATCTCCACGGCCATGATGGACTCTGCTCTCGCCATAGCCAAGGAAGGCAAGCGCGAGCGCACGGCAGGCTACGCCTCCGTGGTGCAGAACAAATACATGGTCTTATCGAAAAAGGCGCCGGTCAAGCCAGTCATCCCGACTCGAAACAGCCTCGGCATGTACAAAAAGTCCAACAGCCGCCCGTTCGGGAAAATTGGCCGCAAATAA
- a CDS encoding M23 family metallopeptidase encodes MIRCLFVLLSLVLCLAGCREEVQIQRLAQEQSVLTRQVDSLKAEIQKGQNLISNTRVISDTVCAGEGPFHVFTRLKQQVSGGDPALFKIAEEDLGKVYLAMQDSVEFKLRVGETFYVMVDSNNRVQKFRYAVNPITVHLVSRTDTGFVYSLVDKPVVKKHSIYEGVLEEGSTLNGILFKVGIPGRMVGVVSGVLQCKVAFPLARAGDRFRILLEDTYYQDSIWVSGKVIYAEFEGRIVGHHEAFRYEDEDPRSSYNAHYTEDGDALIFDGLRYPLEHLRITSSFGSRVHPITGQRKVHYGIDYGAPTGTVVHAVAEGNVTVSGYDEFSGNKIAIRHRDNSESWYMHLQSRGVAVGSKVSPGQAIGRVGSTGRSTGPHLHFGFKNAQGAWINPASKTMIATPKLAGARLARLQEQVKEIRKQIDLTLAAPAVKANDTTDVMVRMRRLD; translated from the coding sequence GTGATTCGTTGCTTGTTTGTTTTGCTCTCCCTGGTGCTATGCCTTGCCGGTTGCCGAGAAGAGGTGCAAATTCAAAGGTTGGCCCAGGAACAATCGGTGTTAACGCGACAGGTGGATTCCCTGAAAGCCGAGATCCAAAAGGGGCAAAATCTTATTAGCAACACCCGCGTCATTAGCGACACCGTTTGCGCTGGCGAAGGACCGTTTCACGTTTTTACCCGTTTAAAACAGCAGGTGAGCGGCGGTGACCCGGCTCTCTTCAAGATTGCCGAAGAGGACCTCGGCAAGGTCTACCTCGCCATGCAAGACAGTGTGGAGTTTAAGCTCCGCGTCGGCGAGACCTTTTACGTGATGGTCGATTCCAACAATCGCGTCCAAAAGTTCCGCTACGCCGTGAACCCGATTACCGTGCACTTGGTGAGCCGCACCGATACGGGGTTCGTCTATTCGCTTGTCGACAAGCCCGTGGTCAAAAAGCACTCCATTTACGAGGGCGTTCTCGAAGAGGGGAGTACCCTGAACGGGATCCTCTTTAAGGTGGGGATACCGGGTCGTATGGTGGGCGTCGTGAGCGGAGTGCTCCAGTGCAAGGTGGCGTTCCCCCTGGCACGTGCCGGCGACCGGTTCCGCATTTTGCTCGAGGATACCTATTACCAGGATTCCATTTGGGTGAGCGGCAAGGTGATTTACGCCGAGTTCGAAGGCCGCATTGTGGGCCATCACGAGGCGTTCCGCTACGAAGACGAAGACCCTCGCAGTTCTTATAACGCCCACTACACCGAAGATGGCGACGCCTTGATTTTTGACGGGCTCCGTTACCCCCTGGAGCACCTCCGCATTACGAGTTCCTTCGGTTCCCGAGTCCACCCCATTACCGGCCAGCGCAAGGTCCATTACGGTATTGACTACGGCGCCCCCACGGGGACGGTGGTGCATGCTGTGGCCGAGGGCAACGTGACGGTTTCGGGTTACGACGAGTTCAGCGGCAACAAGATCGCCATCCGCCATAGGGACAATTCCGAGAGCTGGTACATGCACCTGCAATCGCGCGGTGTGGCCGTGGGCTCCAAGGTCTCGCCGGGCCAGGCGATTGGCCGCGTGGGCTCGACGGGCCGCAGCACCGGTCCGCATCTGCATTTTGGTTTCAAGAATGCGCAGGGCGCCTGGATCAACCCAGCTTCCAAGACGATGATTGCGACTCCCAAGCTGGCGGGTGCCCGCTTGGCTCGCTTGCAGGAGCAGGTAAAGGAAATCCGCAAGCAAATCGACTTGACGCTTGCGGCTCCTGCCGTGAAGGCGAACGACACCACCGATGTGATGGTGCGTATGCGTCGTTTGGACTAG
- a CDS encoding FKBP-type peptidyl-prolyl cis-trans isomerase — translation MKTKLIVAASAIALLMAGCDQLCQGTQTKKTLVTEKDKYSYALGAHFGNQAHFQLVTRDSIDLDIDLFIQAFKERYNDDSAAFLMNDSVIFQTLTELSQNRQAEKMKKDSLAAEANKAAGEAFLASNKTAEGVVTTASGLQYKVITEGTGAVPGDSDIVKVNYTGTLLDGTKFDSSIDRGQPLEFPINAVIPGWTEMLKLMKVGGKVTAWIPSDLAYGPHGRGPQIPGNSLLVFEMELIDTHAAAAPAAEPAKAEPAKAEAKPAAEKKAAPKAEAAKPAAAPAAKAEAKPAAAAPAAAPAAKAEAKPAAAAPAAAPAAKAEAKPAAAAPKAEAKPAAAAPAAAPKAEAAKPAAAPAAAPAAPAAK, via the coding sequence ATGAAGACTAAATTGATTGTTGCTGCAAGCGCTATTGCCTTGCTTATGGCTGGTTGTGATCAGCTGTGCCAGGGTACCCAGACCAAAAAGACCTTGGTGACCGAAAAGGACAAGTACAGCTATGCCCTCGGCGCCCATTTTGGTAATCAGGCCCATTTCCAGCTGGTGACCCGTGACTCCATTGATTTGGACATCGACCTCTTCATCCAGGCCTTCAAGGAACGCTACAACGACGATTCCGCTGCTTTCTTGATGAACGATTCCGTCATTTTCCAGACCCTCACGGAACTCTCCCAGAACCGTCAGGCCGAAAAGATGAAGAAGGATAGCCTCGCTGCCGAAGCCAACAAGGCCGCCGGCGAAGCCTTCCTCGCCAGCAACAAGACTGCCGAAGGCGTTGTGACTACCGCCAGTGGTCTTCAGTACAAGGTTATTACCGAAGGTACCGGTGCCGTTCCGGGCGATTCCGACATTGTCAAGGTCAACTACACGGGTACGCTCCTTGACGGTACCAAGTTCGATAGCTCTATCGACCGTGGCCAGCCGCTTGAATTCCCGATCAACGCCGTGATTCCGGGTTGGACCGAAATGCTCAAGCTCATGAAGGTGGGCGGCAAGGTCACCGCTTGGATTCCGAGCGACCTCGCTTACGGTCCGCATGGCCGTGGCCCGCAGATTCCGGGCAACAGCCTCCTCGTGTTCGAGATGGAATTGATTGATACTCACGCTGCCGCCGCTCCGGCCGCCGAACCTGCTAAGGCTGAACCTGCCAAGGCCGAAGCCAAGCCTGCTGCCGAAAAGAAGGCCGCTCCGAAGGCCGAAGCTGCCAAGCCGGCTGCCGCTCCTGCCGCCAAGGCCGAAGCCAAGCCCGCTGCCGCCGCTCCGGCTGCCGCTCCTGCCGCCAAGGCCGAAGCCAAGCCTGCCGCTGCCGCCCCGGCTGCTGCTCCTGCCGCCAAGGCCGAAGCCAAGCCCGCTGCCGCCGCTCCGAAGGCCGAAGCCAAGCCTGCCGCCGCCGCTCCGGCTGCCGCTCCGAAGGCCGAAGCTGCCAAGCCGGCTGCCGCTCCGGCTGCTGCACCGGCTGCACCGGCTGCCAAGTAA
- the glmS gene encoding glutamine--fructose-6-phosphate transaminase (isomerizing) translates to MCGIVGYIGQNEALPVLVNGLKKMEYRGYDSSGVALVENGKIDVVRASGKISALEQKLKARSLKGTVGIAHTRWATHGAPTEENAHPHTSFDGKISIVHNGIIENYASLKGKLISEGVQFKSETDTEVVAHLIAKYYSGNLKAAVLKALSKVEGTFGIAVICSEEPGTLVGARRGSPLILGIGNNNEFFLASDVSAIINYTQKVVYLDDNDVVEIKDGHYNIVTLNSNEVQREVENVEFDADAVAKGGFAHFMLKEIFEQPEVLRNTMRGRLLTAEGNAKLAGLDTNIKELRNINRIIITACGTSYYAGMVGEYMIEDLAGVPVEVEYASEFRYRNPIIKPGTLVLAISQSGETADTLAALREAQQKGATALAICNGVGSTIARTSDGGVYLHAGPEIGVASTKAFTSQVAVLAMIALLLGRQRRLSIENGTDIAKAMLELPTLVEKTLKLSDDIAAIAKQYSKAGNFLYLGRHFNYPVAMEGALKLKEISYIHAEGYPAAEMKHGPIALIDENMPVVVIAPKDSLFDKVISNVREIKARGGRVIAVTTEDCHPLDEIADHIIKVPQTLPMLMPIVTCVPLQLLAYHIAVLRGNDVDQPRNLAKSVTVE, encoded by the coding sequence ATGTGCGGAATCGTAGGCTATATCGGTCAAAATGAAGCCCTGCCAGTGCTTGTCAACGGTCTCAAAAAGATGGAGTACCGCGGCTACGACAGCTCGGGCGTTGCCCTGGTCGAAAACGGGAAAATTGACGTTGTCCGAGCCTCGGGAAAAATCAGCGCCCTTGAACAGAAACTCAAGGCCCGTTCCCTCAAGGGGACCGTTGGCATCGCCCACACCCGTTGGGCCACCCATGGTGCCCCGACCGAGGAAAACGCCCACCCGCACACGAGCTTTGACGGGAAAATCTCGATTGTCCACAACGGCATCATCGAGAACTATGCAAGCCTCAAGGGCAAGCTCATCAGCGAAGGCGTCCAGTTCAAGTCCGAGACCGACACCGAAGTCGTCGCTCACCTGATTGCCAAGTACTACAGCGGCAACCTCAAGGCTGCCGTCCTCAAGGCACTCTCCAAAGTCGAGGGGACCTTTGGCATCGCCGTCATCTGCAGCGAGGAACCGGGGACCCTGGTTGGTGCCCGCCGCGGAAGCCCGCTCATTTTGGGCATCGGCAACAACAACGAATTCTTTTTGGCGAGTGACGTCTCTGCCATCATCAACTACACGCAAAAAGTGGTTTACCTCGATGACAACGACGTTGTCGAGATCAAGGACGGACACTACAACATTGTGACCCTGAACAGCAACGAAGTGCAGCGCGAAGTCGAGAACGTGGAATTTGACGCCGACGCCGTCGCCAAGGGCGGGTTCGCCCACTTTATGCTCAAGGAAATTTTCGAGCAGCCCGAAGTGCTCCGCAACACCATGCGCGGACGCCTGCTCACCGCCGAAGGCAACGCCAAACTCGCAGGCCTTGACACCAACATCAAGGAACTGAGGAACATCAACCGCATCATCATTACCGCCTGCGGCACCAGCTACTACGCCGGCATGGTCGGCGAATACATGATCGAGGATTTGGCAGGCGTGCCTGTTGAAGTGGAATACGCCTCCGAGTTCCGCTACAGGAACCCCATTATCAAGCCGGGCACGCTCGTGCTCGCCATTAGCCAGAGCGGAGAAACCGCCGACACCCTCGCCGCATTGAGGGAAGCCCAGCAAAAGGGCGCCACGGCGCTTGCCATTTGTAACGGCGTGGGCTCCACCATCGCCCGTACAAGCGACGGCGGCGTGTACCTACACGCCGGTCCCGAAATCGGCGTTGCGAGCACCAAGGCGTTCACCTCCCAGGTAGCAGTGCTCGCCATGATTGCACTTTTGCTCGGACGCCAGCGCAGGCTCTCGATCGAGAACGGCACCGACATCGCGAAAGCCATGCTCGAACTCCCGACCCTTGTCGAGAAGACCCTGAAGCTCTCCGACGACATCGCGGCGATAGCCAAGCAGTACTCCAAGGCGGGCAACTTCCTTTACCTGGGCCGCCACTTCAACTACCCGGTCGCCATGGAAGGCGCGCTCAAGCTCAAGGAAATCAGCTACATCCACGCCGAGGGCTACCCCGCCGCCGAAATGAAGCACGGACCGATTGCCCTCATTGACGAGAACATGCCGGTGGTGGTCATCGCCCCGAAGGACTCCCTCTTTGACAAGGTGATCAGCAACGTCCGCGAAATCAAGGCACGCGGTGGACGCGTGATTGCCGTGACCACCGAAGACTGCCACCCCCTCGACGAGATTGCCGACCACATCATCAAGGTGCCGCAGACGCTCCCGATGCTCATGCCGATTGTCACCTGCGTGCCGCTGCAGCTGCTTGCCTACCACATTGCCGTGCTCCGCGGCAACGACGTGGACCAGCCGCGCAACCTCGCCAAGAGCGTGACGGTGGAGTAG
- a CDS encoding segregation/condensation protein A: protein MMQEVEEQEDYEVRIGSFNGPMDLLLYLVQKKEMSLDQIPIAEIADDFCKWVDRIGDTDLSKAGDFLYMASRLMALKVQELLPAEERDPELVEEFNADREQLMKEMLEYQRYKQVASGLQEMEGENFGTYSRGRLEKTQNEDDTLADANIWQLFRAYTKSLKTKISETVHHIELDYVTIQDRQQAINNYLSVNGRALFEDLLDNDSHPIVAAVTFMALLEMIKTDELVFRQSELFGPIWIYRKKNNAEYAEEMANETVFFSKDPDVKPGLVEEIRNQALARSQQGSVGDIAAVMKEAVLWTTRGRNVTEDDLQAMLEGREDLSEVQENPFADLMQDDNPAVPRTESVAAPEVAASPETPTPVTEPIAEPAEQNVAQPATETAAESASDESNSDDEEGPVIYGAQE, encoded by the coding sequence ATGATGCAAGAAGTCGAAGAGCAAGAAGACTACGAAGTACGCATAGGGTCGTTCAACGGCCCCATGGACTTGCTCCTGTACCTGGTCCAAAAAAAGGAAATGTCTTTGGACCAAATCCCCATTGCCGAAATCGCCGACGATTTTTGCAAATGGGTGGACCGTATCGGCGACACAGACCTCTCGAAGGCGGGGGACTTTTTGTACATGGCGAGCCGTCTCATGGCACTCAAGGTGCAAGAGCTTTTGCCCGCCGAAGAGCGCGACCCAGAACTGGTCGAGGAGTTCAACGCCGACCGCGAACAGCTGATGAAGGAGATGCTGGAGTACCAGCGCTACAAGCAGGTCGCCAGCGGTCTCCAAGAAATGGAAGGCGAGAACTTTGGCACCTACAGCCGCGGGCGCCTCGAAAAAACGCAGAATGAGGACGACACCCTCGCCGACGCCAATATTTGGCAGCTGTTCCGCGCCTATACCAAGAGTTTGAAGACCAAGATTTCGGAAACGGTCCACCACATTGAGCTGGACTACGTAACCATCCAGGACCGTCAGCAAGCCATCAACAACTACCTGAGCGTAAACGGACGTGCCCTCTTTGAGGACCTGCTCGACAACGACTCCCACCCCATCGTGGCGGCGGTGACGTTCATGGCCCTGTTGGAGATGATCAAGACCGACGAGCTGGTGTTCCGCCAGAGCGAGCTCTTTGGACCTATCTGGATTTACCGCAAAAAGAACAACGCGGAATACGCCGAAGAAATGGCTAACGAAACCGTGTTCTTCTCCAAAGACCCCGACGTGAAACCCGGCCTTGTGGAAGAGATTCGCAACCAAGCGCTTGCCCGCAGCCAGCAGGGCAGCGTAGGCGACATCGCCGCGGTGATGAAGGAAGCGGTGCTGTGGACCACCCGCGGCAGGAACGTGACCGAGGACGATTTGCAGGCAATGCTCGAGGGCCGCGAAGACCTGAGCGAAGTGCAGGAGAACCCGTTTGCCGACCTGATGCAGGACGATAATCCCGCCGTCCCTAGAACAGAATCGGTGGCCGCACCCGAGGTCGCCGCCTCACCCGAGACCCCAACGCCAGTTACAGAGCCTATCGCAGAACCCGCCGAACAGAACGTCGCGCAGCCTGCAACCGAAACTGCCGCGGAATCTGCCAGCGACGAAAGCAATTCCGACGACGAAGAAGGCCCCGTGATTTACGGAGCCCAGGAATAA
- a CDS encoding zinc metallopeptidase, with protein sequence MTILLVTLALSGIVSMLVKTRFAAGQKVAISSGLTGADVAKAILMDAGITDVKVLEHHGFLSDHYNPLNKTLNLSKEVYYGRNASAAGVAAHEVGHAIQHAQGYFPMWLRSAIVPVANIGSNLGPWLVIIGIVLMGAGRALGYSLALAGVVLFAAATLFTLVTVPVEFDASSRAKKALARMDVVAQGREYNTVSGVLFAAGLTYVAAAISSILQLLYWAYRAGLLGGRRD encoded by the coding sequence ATGACCATCCTATTGGTGACGCTTGCCCTCTCGGGCATTGTCTCCATGCTCGTTAAAACCCGCTTCGCTGCCGGACAAAAGGTAGCCATCTCCAGCGGGCTCACCGGTGCCGATGTCGCCAAGGCCATCCTCATGGATGCCGGGATTACCGACGTGAAGGTCCTGGAACACCATGGATTCCTTTCGGACCATTACAATCCGCTCAACAAAACGCTGAACCTCTCCAAGGAAGTTTATTACGGTCGCAACGCCAGCGCTGCCGGTGTCGCCGCGCACGAGGTGGGGCATGCCATCCAGCATGCGCAGGGGTATTTCCCAATGTGGCTGCGATCTGCCATTGTGCCTGTTGCGAACATTGGCAGCAATCTCGGTCCGTGGCTCGTAATTATCGGAATCGTGCTGATGGGTGCCGGACGCGCTCTCGGCTATTCTCTTGCTCTGGCGGGAGTCGTTCTCTTTGCTGCCGCCACGCTCTTTACGTTGGTGACGGTCCCTGTGGAGTTCGACGCCAGTTCCCGTGCCAAGAAGGCGCTTGCCCGCATGGACGTGGTGGCGCAGGGTCGTGAATACAACACGGTCTCGGGCGTGCTCTTTGCCGCGGGCCTCACGTACGTGGCTGCCGCGATTTCTTCCATTCTGCAACTGCTCTATTGGGCGTACCGCGCGGGGCTTCTCGGCGGGCGCAGGGACTAG